The Candidatus Omnitrophota bacterium genome includes a window with the following:
- a CDS encoding BatD family protein, whose translation MKASSRRKFYGGLLGIVLWLALSAPLSQAAATYTASLEKNVIRAGETTRLTVSANSNAGEELNPPQFSQINGLSINYLGQTKNESSFSWINGQMTSSRSLEWEYEVIALAEGKYSIANVQSAGAGGGAQPLILTVLAPGAPTPTQQPGAASAPQTNPYGIFITAECSKKEAYVGEEIILSYDAYFPSNRNIRAEKLEDRRGQFQGFWTEIFDYGQDRNIQRLRLANNTIADRLPLIVYILYPLKPGEQSIEPLSLICQVPERSDVFGFPFGRTQRVSVASGEVKIKAIPLPEEGKPDIFQGAVGTFKLTGRAENTDIRAGDTVTLKVALEGMGNIRNAPSPVLPDLTKFDEFPSTKKEDIRVTKDGASGRVEYTYVLMPRDANANHIDPIRFAYFDPAKKQYFVLQTQPIDLNIQAVSGQRGGGFLNDRRIINRVGDDFRYIETSPLALSIVYMPIYRRRKFWMALILPILLLALGHYRKNRRRYLEGNPDVVKSKKAPRLARKLLADARKALSGGDPERLYSHLGKAITDYISHRWNFSSAGMTSLEIKQTLCGRGVEEDCAGRVILALEELDAARFSGAARDSGRMQSDFFKTERILSEMMKQR comes from the coding sequence GTGAAGGCGTCGTCCCGCAGGAAATTTTACGGCGGCTTGCTGGGAATCGTACTCTGGCTGGCGCTGAGCGCGCCGTTGAGCCAGGCGGCGGCGACCTATACGGCGAGCTTGGAAAAGAACGTCATCCGCGCGGGCGAGACGACGCGGCTGACCGTCAGCGCCAATTCCAACGCTGGAGAGGAACTCAATCCGCCGCAATTTTCTCAAATCAATGGCTTGAGCATCAATTATCTGGGACAAACAAAAAACGAAAGCAGTTTTTCCTGGATTAACGGACAGATGACTTCCTCCCGTTCTTTGGAGTGGGAATACGAAGTGATCGCGCTGGCGGAAGGGAAATATTCCATCGCCAACGTTCAATCGGCAGGCGCAGGCGGCGGCGCGCAGCCGCTGATCCTGACGGTGCTGGCGCCCGGCGCGCCGACGCCAACGCAGCAGCCCGGCGCGGCTTCCGCTCCTCAAACGAATCCTTACGGCATCTTCATTACGGCGGAATGCTCGAAAAAGGAAGCCTATGTGGGCGAGGAAATCATTCTTTCTTACGACGCTTATTTTCCTTCCAACCGGAACATTCGCGCCGAGAAATTGGAAGACCGGCGCGGCCAGTTTCAAGGTTTTTGGACGGAAATCTTCGACTACGGCCAGGACCGCAACATCCAACGATTGCGGCTGGCCAACAATACTATCGCCGATCGCCTGCCCCTGATCGTCTATATCCTTTATCCGCTGAAGCCCGGCGAACAGAGTATCGAGCCGTTGTCGTTAATCTGCCAGGTTCCGGAGAGGAGCGACGTCTTCGGATTTCCCTTCGGCAGGACGCAGCGAGTCTCCGTCGCTTCCGGAGAAGTGAAGATCAAGGCGATTCCTCTGCCGGAAGAAGGCAAGCCGGATATCTTTCAAGGCGCCGTGGGGACGTTCAAACTGACGGGACGCGCGGAGAATACGGACATCCGCGCCGGGGACACCGTTACCTTGAAAGTCGCCTTGGAAGGAATGGGAAACATCCGCAACGCGCCGTCGCCCGTACTGCCGGACCTGACGAAATTCGACGAATTTCCTTCCACGAAAAAAGAAGATATCCGCGTAACGAAAGACGGGGCGAGCGGAAGAGTGGAATATACCTATGTTCTCATGCCCCGAGATGCGAACGCGAACCATATCGATCCCATACGCTTCGCCTATTTCGATCCCGCCAAAAAGCAATATTTCGTCCTCCAAACCCAGCCTATCGATTTGAACATCCAGGCTGTGAGCGGACAGCGGGGCGGGGGATTCTTGAACGACCGGCGGATCATCAACCGCGTCGGCGACGATTTTCGATACATCGAAACCTCGCCCTTGGCGCTTTCCATCGTTTATATGCCCATCTACCGCAGGCGGAAATTCTGGATGGCGCTTATCCTTCCCATTTTACTGCTGGCGCTGGGACATTATAGAAAGAATCGCCGGCGGTATCTCGAAGGCAATCCCGACGTCGTCAAAAGCAAAAAAGCGCCGCGCCTGGCGAGAAAACTGCTGGCGGATGCGCGGAAAGCGCTGTCGGGCGGCGATCCGGAGCGCCTTTATTCTCATCTGGGAAAAGCGATTACGGACTATATTTCCCACCGCTGGAATTTCTCCAGCGCCGGGATGACAAGCCTGGAGATCAAGCAAACGCTTTGCGGACGCGGCGTGGAGGAAGATTGCGCCGGGCGGGTGATTCTAGCGTTAGAAGAGTTGGACGCCGCGCGCTTTTCCGGCGCCGCTCGGGA